Proteins co-encoded in one Nicotiana sylvestris chromosome 7, ASM39365v2, whole genome shotgun sequence genomic window:
- the LOC104244201 gene encoding epidermis-specific secreted glycoprotein EP1-like has protein sequence MSPSLPTTLVASLFLFCQIFSSIAQVPVENTFKFVNEGELGPFVVEYQADYRVFSGIFTNPFQFCFYNTTPNAWTLALRMGTVRSESLMRWVWEANRGNPVKENATFSLGTDGNLVLAEANGRIAWQTNTAKKGVTGFKLLPNGNFVLHNSKGKFIWQSFDHPTDTLLVGQSLRLSGPNKLVSRASMKKNVNGPYSLEVKPKIFGIYNRTKLAVELAWFDFKNSTLESIKLNSGNQRVKLDYRLAKSTTRNSHVMAFTKINTTLTYLRLEIDGNLKAYTFYEDKEEDRFRWRVTYNML, from the coding sequence aTGTCTCCTTCATTGCCTACTACACTTGTTgcctctctctttcttttctgcCAAATATTTTCTTCAATTGCCCAAGTCCCAGTTGAAAACACCTTCAAATTCGTCAATGAAGGTGAATTAGGACCTTTTGTTGTCGAATACCAAGCAGATTATCGTGTTTTCTCTGGAATTTTCACTAATCCATTCCAGTTCTGTTTTTACAACACTACCCCTAATGCATGGACACTAGCTTTGCGCATGGGTACTGTCCGTTCCGAATCTCTAATGCGTTGGGTATGGGAAGCTAATAGGGGAAATCCTGTCAAGGAAAATGCCACTTTTTCTTTAGGAACAGATGGAAATCTTGTCTTGGCAGAAGCTAATGGTCGAATTGCTTGGCAAACAAACACAGCTAAAAAAGGCGTCACTGGTTTCAAGTTGTTACCAAATGGTAACTTTGTCCTTCATAACTCAAAGGGAAAATtcatttggcagagtttcgaccaTCCCACCGACACTCTTTTAGTGGGCCAATCTCTCCGCTTGTCAGGCCCGAATAAGCTTGTGAGCCGGGCCTCCATGAAAAAGAACGTAAACGGGCCTTACAGCTTGGAAGTGAAACCGAAAATATTCGGTATCTATAACAGAACCAAGCTTGCCGTGGAATTAGCTTGGTTTGATTTCAAAAATAGCACTTTGGAATCAATAAAATTGAACAGCGGAAATCAAAGGGTGAAGTTGGACTACAGATTGGCTAAATCAACAACAAGAAATTCCCATGTTATGGCGTTCACTAAAATCAACACAACTTTAACATACCTTCGGCTAGAAATAGATGGAAATCTCAAGGCCTACACTTTCTACGAAGACAAAGAAGAAGACAGATTCCGTTGGCGCGTAACTTATAACATGCTTTAA